The genome window GAACGCCTAGAGTTTAACTTAAAACATAATAAGCTATATAATAGTTGGCTTATCGAAGCCGAAAATATAGAGCAAGCTTTAAAAGATTTAGAAGATTTTATATATAGTAAGCTTTTTAAGAATAGCATTCCTCTTGAAAACAATCCTGATTATCATTTCATCGCTAGGGAAACTTCGGCTACATCTAATGCTAAAAATATTTCTATTGAACAAATAAGAAAATTACAAGATTTCTTAAGTAAAACTTCTGCAATTTCAGGTTATAAAGTTGTCGTAATTTATGCGGCTGATCTTATGAATTTAAATGCGGCGAATTCATGCTTAAAAATTCTTGAAGATGCACCAAAGAATAGTTACATTTTTTTAATTACTTCAAGAGCTGCAAGTATTATATCTACAATTAGATCAAGATGCTTTAAAATTAATGCTAACTCATCTCAACCTCATTCTATAAATGAACTATATCTTCAATTTATTCAGCCGATAGCAAATAATGAAACGTTAGATTTTATTAATCGTTTTACTACTAAAGACCGAGAATTATGGCTAGATTTTATTGATAATTTATTATTATTATTGAATAGAATTCTTAAAAAATCTGCTAACGTTAATATTGAGCTTCTAGATTTAGAAAACAAGATTTTTGATAGACTGGCAAATAAGCATCCTTCCTATTTAATACAAAAATTTACCGACATAAAAAAGTTAATATATAATACCGTTGATTATGATTTAGACTTAAAAATAAGTTATATATTAGTGGTAAATGAGTTTTTTAGTAATTAACACGATATCACTACGTTCCTTTCCACGTTATCCATAAAAGGCGTTATTGCATGGATAGGTAAAACCCGTTGTGTCACTTAGTTCGCTTGACCGCGAGATCCATAAAAACAACTTGAAATACTAATAATTTTAGTATTTTTAACTGGATCCTGCGATCAAGTCGCAGGATGACAACGGAAAATCGATCCATGCAACAACGCCTACATAAAACCATAAAATATATTGTTGCTAAAACATATTGAGCAAAATATATTAGAACTTTATAAATTAAATTATTTGCATGTTTAAAACTTTAACACAAAATTTAACGAAGATTTTTGATAAATTAGTCAGCTCAGGGATTTTAACGGAAGCTCAAATAGACACCGCTATGCGGGATATAAGAGTGGCTCTTTTAGAGTCGGATGTTGCATTACCGGTGATAAAAGATTTTATAGCAGAAGTTAAACAAAAAGCTTTAGGGCATGAGGTTATTAAGTCTGTTTCACCGGGGCAGATGATAATTAAAATTATCCATGAAGAGATGATAAATCTCTTAACTTCAAGCGAAAGCGATACGAAGCTAAATTTAAATGCCAAACCGCCCGTAAATTTATTAATGGTAGGACTGCAAGGCAGCGGTAAAACTACGGCTAGTAGTAAGCTTGCCTTACGTCTTAAGAATCAAAATAAAAAAGTTTTACTTGTTTCTCTAGATACTTACAGACCGGCCGCACAAGAGCAACTTGCTATACTTGCAAACTCAGTACAGATTAATTCATTACCTATTGTGCAAGGTGAGAAACCTTTGGACATTGTCAAAAGAGCTATTGCCGAGGCTAAAATTTCTGCTTATGACGTCGTAATTTATGATACGGCAGGTCGTACACAAATTGATAAAGAGATGATGGAGGAAGCTCTTGCAATAAAAAAGATAGTAGAGCCTACGGAAACTTTGTTAGTAATTGATAGTATGACAGGGCAGGATGCGGTAGTTACAGCAAGTAGCTTTAATGAAAAGTTAGAGATTTCAGGATTAATTTTATCGAGAATTGATGGCGATTCCAAGGGCGGTGCAGCACTCAGTGTAAAATATATTACTAAAAAGCCGATTAAATTTTTAAGTAGCGGTGAAAAACTAACTGATTTAGAAGAATTCGATGCTGAACGTTTAGCTTCTCGAATACTTGATATGGGTGATATTATCTCTTTTGTTGAAAAAGCAGCTAGTATTGTTGATAGAGAAGAAGCTGAAAAAACGGCAGCTAAATTAAAAAAAGGTAAGTTTGATTTAAATGATTATCTTCAGCAAATGAGAAGTATAAAAAAAATGGGAGGTTTTGGAAGCATACTTAGCATGTTACCGGGTAGCGGTAAAATTATGGATCAAATAGATCAATCAAAATTAAATAGTAAAATAATTGAACATCAAGAAGCAATTATTTTATCTATGACGCTGAAAGAACGTAAGAATCCTGACATCATTAATGCTTCTCGTAGAAAACGTATAGCTGCTGGAGCAGGGACTACGGTACAAAAGGTAAATATTTTGCTAAAGCAATATAAGCAAATAAACGAGATGATGAAAAAAGCAAGTAAAATGAATCCTAAAAATCTATTACGTAGCGGAATTGGGAAGTTGTTTTCGTAGTAGTAAATAGACGTTGTTGCGTGGATACTGAGTCGTCATTGCGAGGAGCGAAGGGCTTTGTTGCATAGCTCGGTTTTTTTGTTGTTATCCCGTGATTTATTCACGGGATCCAGTTAAAAATACTAATAATATTAGTACTTTTAGTTGTTTTACTGGATACCGTGGACAAGCCACGGTATGACACTCAGCAGGTTTTCCGAGCCATGCAACAACGCCGGAGCGAAGCGACGTGGCAATCTCGTAAAATAATAACAAACTCCTGAGATTGCTTCGTCGAATTACTACATAATTCTTCTCGCAATGACGAAAACTGCTCCACGCAGGTGAGCTAAATTTAATTAATTTTTAATTTCAAAGCATTTGCAAAAAATGTATAGATATTGATAAAATAATTAGCACTATCTTTTAAGTCACTGCCGCTACCGTGTCCGCTATCATTACTCTCTAAGAAATAAGTTGTAATGTTTGAATTTTGCTCAAGTGCATACTCAAAAATACGTGCATGCCATGGATGTACACGCTGATCAAGCACTGAGCCGGTAATTAAAATAGTAGGATATTTTTGAGTTAAAGATAAATTTTCTAAAGGTGCATATTTTTTAATATGTACTAAATCATTTGGATTTTCCGGATCTCCATATTCAGTTACCCATGAATGTCCTGCTCCGAATTCTTTATAGCGTACCATATCAAGTATCGGTACTTCGCATGCTATAGCTCCAAATAAATCGGGACGCTGCGTCATTGCAACACTTACTAGCAACCCGCCGTTACTTCCTCCTTTAATTCCTAAATACTCAGGTCTAGTAATATTTTGCTTTATTAAATCCTCTGCTACTGCAATAAAATCATTAAAGCCGGTTTGACGTTTTATTCCTTGAGCCGCCTTATGCCACTCAGGACCAAACTCTCCACCACCTCTGATATTAGCAAGAACATTAACTCCACCATGTTTAACCCATACTTCATTTTCCACACGAGAGAAATATGGAGAGTTAATTACTTGAAAACCGCCATATGCTTCAAGTAATGTTGGGTTTTTACCATCAAATTTTGTACCTTTTTTATAGACAATAAAATATGGTATTTTAACTCCATCCGAACTTGTTGCTTCCTTTTGCTCTACAACATAATTTTTGCTATCAAACGGATATAAAGGCTTTCTAATAACT of Rickettsia tillamookensis contains these proteins:
- a CDS encoding DNA polymerase III subunit delta' (catalyzes the DNA-template-directed extension of the 3'-end of a DNA strand; the delta' subunit seems to interact with the gamma subunit to transfer the beta subunit on the DNA) produces the protein MIIERLEFNLKHNKLYNSWLIEAENIEQALKDLEDFIYSKLFKNSIPLENNPDYHFIARETSATSNAKNISIEQIRKLQDFLSKTSAISGYKVVVIYAADLMNLNAANSCLKILEDAPKNSYIFLITSRAASIISTIRSRCFKINANSSQPHSINELYLQFIQPIANNETLDFINRFTTKDRELWLDFIDNLLLLLNRILKKSANVNIELLDLENKIFDRLANKHPSYLIQKFTDIKKLIYNTVDYDLDLKISYILVVNEFFSN
- the ffh gene encoding signal recognition particle protein; this translates as MFKTLTQNLTKIFDKLVSSGILTEAQIDTAMRDIRVALLESDVALPVIKDFIAEVKQKALGHEVIKSVSPGQMIIKIIHEEMINLLTSSESDTKLNLNAKPPVNLLMVGLQGSGKTTASSKLALRLKNQNKKVLLVSLDTYRPAAQEQLAILANSVQINSLPIVQGEKPLDIVKRAIAEAKISAYDVVIYDTAGRTQIDKEMMEEALAIKKIVEPTETLLVIDSMTGQDAVVTASSFNEKLEISGLILSRIDGDSKGGAALSVKYITKKPIKFLSSGEKLTDLEEFDAERLASRILDMGDIISFVEKAASIVDREEAEKTAAKLKKGKFDLNDYLQQMRSIKKMGGFGSILSMLPGSGKIMDQIDQSKLNSKIIEHQEAIILSMTLKERKNPDIINASRRKRIAAGAGTTVQKVNILLKQYKQINEMMKKASKMNPKNLLRSGIGKLFS